In the Ramlibacter tataouinensis TTB310 genome, one interval contains:
- a CDS encoding carbohydrate ABC transporter permease yields the protein MNRPRFQARSLFLVAYIVFALLPIYWMVNMSFKTNGEILSSFSFWPRQFTWDNYRTIFTDPSWYSGYINSLIYVAINTVISLTVALPAAYAFSRYSFLGDKHVFFWLLTNRMTPPAVFLLPFFQLYTTVGLMDTHIAVALAHLLFNVPLAVWILEGFMSGIPREIDETAYIDGYSFPRFFLTIFLPLIKAGVGVAAFFCFMFSWVELLLARTLTSVDAKPIVATMTRTVSASGMDWATLAAAGVLTIVPGAIVIWFVRHYIAKGFAMGRV from the coding sequence ATGAATAGGCCCCGCTTCCAGGCGCGCTCGCTGTTCCTCGTCGCCTACATCGTCTTCGCCCTGCTGCCCATCTACTGGATGGTCAACATGAGCTTCAAGACCAACGGCGAGATCCTCTCCAGCTTCTCGTTCTGGCCGCGGCAGTTCACCTGGGACAACTACCGCACCATCTTCACCGACCCGTCCTGGTATTCGGGCTACATCAACAGCCTGATCTACGTCGCCATCAACACCGTCATCTCGCTGACGGTGGCGCTGCCGGCCGCGTACGCCTTCTCGCGCTACAGCTTCCTGGGCGACAAGCACGTGTTCTTCTGGCTGCTCACCAACCGCATGACGCCGCCCGCGGTGTTCCTGCTGCCCTTCTTCCAGCTCTACACCACCGTGGGCCTGATGGACACGCACATCGCGGTGGCCCTGGCCCACCTGCTGTTCAACGTGCCGCTGGCGGTGTGGATCCTGGAAGGCTTCATGAGCGGCATCCCGCGCGAGATCGACGAGACCGCCTACATCGACGGCTACTCGTTCCCGCGCTTCTTCCTCACCATCTTCCTGCCGTTGATCAAGGCCGGCGTCGGCGTGGCGGCGTTCTTCTGCTTCATGTTCAGCTGGGTCGAGCTGCTGCTGGCCCGCACGCTGACCAGCGTGGACGCAAAACCCATCGTGGCGACCATGACGCGCACCGTCTCGGCCTCGGGCATGGACTGGGCGACGCTGGCGGCCGCCGGCGTGCTCACCATCGTGCCGGGCGCCATCGTCATCTGGTTCGTGCGGCACTACATCGCGAAGGGCTTCGCGATGGGCCGCGTCTGA
- a CDS encoding carbohydrate ABC transporter permease, which translates to MNGTTKPVNQKAWLLVLPVLLCVAFSAILPLMTVVNYSVQDIISPDRRVFVGTEWFASVMRDEELHGALLRQLTFSLAVLAVEIPLGIALALSMPAQGWKASLVLVLVALSLLIPWNVVGTIWQIYGRGDIGLLGAALQKAGIDYSYTGNARDAWLTVLVMDVWHWTPLVALLCYAGLRSIPDAYYQAARIDGASRLAVFRYIQLPKMRGVLMIAVLLRFMDSFMIYTEPFVLTGGGPGNATTFLSQYLTQKAVGQFDLGPAAAFSLIYFLIILLLCFILYNWMQRVGTQSKEDGHE; encoded by the coding sequence ATGAATGGAACCACCAAACCCGTCAACCAGAAGGCCTGGCTGCTGGTCCTGCCGGTGCTGCTGTGCGTGGCGTTCTCGGCCATCCTGCCGCTGATGACGGTGGTGAACTACTCGGTCCAGGACATCATCTCGCCCGACCGGCGCGTCTTCGTCGGCACCGAGTGGTTCGCCTCGGTGATGCGCGACGAGGAGCTGCACGGTGCCCTGCTGCGCCAGCTCACCTTCTCGCTGGCGGTGCTGGCGGTGGAGATCCCGCTGGGCATCGCCCTCGCGCTGTCCATGCCGGCGCAGGGCTGGAAGGCCTCCCTGGTGCTGGTGCTGGTGGCCCTGTCGCTGCTGATCCCCTGGAACGTGGTGGGCACCATCTGGCAGATCTACGGCCGCGGCGACATCGGCCTGCTGGGCGCCGCGCTGCAGAAGGCCGGCATCGACTACAGCTACACCGGCAACGCGCGCGACGCCTGGCTCACGGTGCTGGTGATGGACGTGTGGCACTGGACGCCGCTGGTTGCCCTGCTGTGCTACGCGGGCCTGCGCTCCATCCCCGACGCCTACTACCAGGCCGCGCGCATCGACGGCGCCAGCCGCCTCGCCGTGTTCCGCTACATCCAGCTGCCCAAGATGCGCGGCGTGCTGATGATCGCGGTGCTGCTGCGCTTCATGGACAGCTTCATGATCTACACCGAGCCCTTCGTTCTCACCGGCGGCGGCCCCGGCAACGCCACCACCTTCCTGTCGCAGTACCTCACGCAGAAGGCCGTGGGCCAGTTCGACCTGGGCCCGGCGGCGGCCTTCTCGCTGATCTACTTCCTGATCATCCTGCTGCTGTGCTTCATCCTCTACAACTGGATGCAGCGGGTCGGGACGCAATCCAAGGAGGACGGCCATGAATAG
- a CDS encoding Lrp/AsnC ligand binding domain-containing protein → MADIDRIDRKILDVLQHDGRISNLKLAEAVALSPTAVLARVQRLAREGYILGYEARLDPAKLGAGLLVFVEVLLDRTTPGVFDAFKAAVQVHPEILECHMVAGGFDYLLKTRMADMPAYRGFAGTVLWQLPGVRETRTYAVMEEVKNTARLALG, encoded by the coding sequence GTGGCCGACATCGACCGCATCGACCGGAAGATCCTGGACGTGCTGCAGCACGACGGGCGCATCTCCAACCTCAAGCTGGCCGAGGCCGTGGCGCTGTCGCCCACGGCGGTGCTGGCGCGGGTGCAGCGCCTGGCGCGCGAGGGCTACATCCTGGGCTACGAGGCGCGCCTGGACCCGGCCAAGCTGGGCGCCGGCCTGCTGGTGTTCGTCGAGGTGCTGCTGGACCGCACCACGCCGGGCGTGTTCGACGCCTTCAAGGCGGCGGTGCAGGTGCATCCGGAGATCCTGGAGTGCCACATGGTGGCTGGCGGCTTCGACTACCTGCTCAAGACCCGCATGGCCGACATGCCGGCCTACCGCGGCTTTGCCGGCACGGTGCTGTGGCAGCTGCCGGGCGTGCGCGAGACGCGCACCTACGCGGTGATGGAGGAGGTGAAGAACACGGCCCGGCTGGCGCTGGGCTGA
- a CDS encoding DUF2945 domain-containing protein, with translation MTDKFRPGDPVEWNSHGGIAKGKVKKKLTSRTRIKGHQVAASPDNPEYLVETASGAQAAHKPSALRKAGQEDKA, from the coding sequence ATGACCGACAAGTTCAGGCCGGGCGACCCGGTGGAGTGGAACTCGCACGGCGGCATCGCCAAGGGCAAGGTCAAGAAGAAGCTGACCAGCCGCACCCGCATCAAGGGCCACCAGGTGGCCGCCTCGCCCGACAACCCGGAGTACCTGGTCGAGACCGCCAGCGGGGCGCAGGCCGCGCATAAGCCCTCGGCGCTGCGCAAAGCGGGCCAGGAGGACAAGGCATGA
- a CDS encoding ABC transporter ATP-binding protein, with amino-acid sequence MQLTLDRIGKSVGAQQWLYEMSLAPQPGAVTVLLGATQAGKTSLMRIMAGLDRPSRGSVRVDGRDVTGVPVRERNVAMVYQQFINYPSLRVADNIASPMKLRGDRNVADRVRQLARRLHIDMFLDRYPAELSGGQQQRVALARALAKGAPLMLLDEPLVNLDYKLREELRDELTQLFAAGESTVVYATTEPGEALLLGGYTAVLDAGELLQYGPTAEVFHAPRSLRVARAFSDPPMNLLAATAASLGVELGGGLALSIPLPSAASGALTLGVRAGALRVRQGPGDIGLAGSVELAEISGSDTFVHVATGVGEVVAQLPGVHRFGLGEAITLYLHPSQTYVFGSDGALLVAPPRPPRT; translated from the coding sequence ATGCAGCTGACCCTGGACCGCATCGGCAAGAGCGTGGGCGCGCAGCAGTGGCTGTACGAGATGAGCCTGGCGCCGCAGCCCGGCGCCGTGACGGTGCTGCTGGGCGCCACGCAGGCCGGCAAGACCAGCCTGATGCGCATCATGGCCGGACTGGACCGCCCCAGCCGCGGCAGCGTCCGGGTGGACGGGCGCGACGTGACCGGCGTGCCCGTGCGCGAGCGCAATGTCGCCATGGTCTACCAGCAGTTCATCAACTACCCGTCGCTGCGCGTCGCGGACAACATCGCCTCGCCGATGAAGCTGCGCGGCGACAGGAACGTCGCCGACCGCGTGCGGCAGCTGGCCCGCCGCCTGCACATCGATATGTTCCTCGACCGCTACCCGGCCGAGCTCTCCGGCGGCCAGCAGCAGCGGGTGGCGCTGGCCCGCGCGCTGGCCAAGGGCGCGCCGCTGATGCTGCTGGACGAGCCGCTGGTCAACCTGGACTACAAGCTGCGCGAGGAGCTGCGCGACGAGCTCACGCAGCTGTTCGCCGCGGGCGAATCCACGGTCGTCTATGCCACCACCGAGCCGGGCGAGGCCTTGCTGCTGGGCGGCTACACCGCCGTGCTGGATGCCGGCGAGCTGCTGCAGTACGGGCCGACCGCCGAGGTGTTCCACGCGCCGCGCTCGCTGCGCGTGGCCCGTGCCTTCAGCGACCCGCCGATGAACCTGCTGGCGGCCACCGCAGCCAGCCTGGGGGTGGAGCTGGGCGGCGGGCTGGCCCTGTCCATCCCCTTGCCGTCCGCCGCCTCGGGGGCGCTGACCCTGGGCGTGCGCGCCGGGGCGCTGCGGGTGCGCCAGGGCCCGGGCGACATCGGCCTGGCGGGCAGCGTGGAGCTGGCGGAGATTTCCGGCTCGGACACCTTCGTCCACGTGGCCACCGGCGTCGGCGAGGTGGTGGCGCAGCTGCCCGGCGTGCACCGCTTCGGGCTGGGCGAGGCGATCACCCTGTACCTGCATCCCTCGCAGACCTATGTGTTCGGCAGCGACGGCGCCCTGCTGGTGGCGCCGCCCCGGCCGCCCAGGACCTGA
- a CDS encoding L-glutamate gamma-semialdehyde dehydrogenase has product MDTPAADRLPSPYRPEAAVLADRLRRLEGALDWAAAAAAAAPWVQAVRRHPPPFWAMESLLKEYPISSAEGLALMRLAEALLRVPDAETAVALTADQLGRADFSGAADGALARLSNAAIALSKKLLPEQADAPDGGGLLARLGARTVVAATLRAVQLLGRQFVLGQDIGAALDEADAARRAQPALLFSYDMLGEGARTAHDAERYLASYRAAIAAIAARGDAARAPAESDGISIKLSALHPRYEEAQRERVLRELVPRVWQLCEQAARSNLNLTIDAEEVDRLELSLAVFEALAESVAQRHPRWSGFGLALQSYQTRALELIEHVADLARRLGLRFMCRLVKGAYWDAEIKRAQELGLPHYPVFTHKQHTDVSYLACARALLQAADAIYPQFATHNAGTIAAIRQMAEREGAAFELQRLHGMGEGVYREILSRYTPSGQAGLAPTQPPPSGGGFEPRVRVYAPVGKHRDLLAYLVRRLLENGANSSFVHQLADESVGLDQLLASPLAQARASLARLAQQPALPLPAGLYGPGRRNSAGLDLAVAAMRAPLLAAHAQLRVPPVAQAQAGEAPAAVARAAAAFPAWDARPVAERAQALRRAADAMEARMAPLCALLVAEGRKTWGDAVAEVREAVDFLRYYAGEAERVMQPALLPGPTGERNELRLAGRGPWVCISPWNFPLAIFTGQVAAALAAGNTVLAKPAEQTPAVAREAVRLLHEAGVPPDALQLLHGPGETVGAALVAAPGVAGVVFTGSTQVARLIQRALAAKDGAIVPLIAETGGINAMLVDSTALPEQVADAVVQSAFRSAGQRCSALRLLCVHEGIADAVIEMVAGAARELTVGDPALLSTDVGPVIDAQAFAGLQGELQRLRQTARAVLAPAEAPAAPPHCIAPQAFEVERVTDVQREIFGPVLHIARWSGDPQAVVEQVNALGYGLTLGIQTRIDSRAQALAARARVGNVYVNRNMIGAVVGVQPFGGEGLSGTGPKAGGPHYLPRFCAERTLTVNTAAAGGNVALLAG; this is encoded by the coding sequence ATGGACACACCTGCCGCCGACCGCCTGCCTTCCCCCTACCGCCCCGAAGCCGCCGTCCTGGCCGACCGCCTGCGCCGGCTCGAAGGCGCCCTCGACTGGGCTGCCGCCGCGGCCGCCGCCGCCCCCTGGGTGCAGGCGGTGCGCCGGCATCCGCCGCCTTTCTGGGCGATGGAAAGCCTGCTCAAGGAGTACCCCATTTCCAGCGCCGAGGGGCTGGCGCTGATGCGCCTGGCCGAGGCCCTGCTGCGCGTGCCGGACGCCGAGACTGCCGTGGCGCTGACCGCCGACCAGCTGGGCCGTGCCGATTTCTCCGGCGCGGCCGACGGCGCCCTGGCGCGGCTGTCGAATGCCGCGATCGCCTTGTCCAAGAAGCTGCTGCCGGAGCAGGCGGACGCCCCGGACGGCGGCGGCCTGCTGGCCCGCTTGGGCGCGCGCACCGTGGTGGCCGCGACGCTGCGCGCGGTGCAGCTGCTGGGCCGCCAGTTCGTGCTGGGGCAGGACATCGGCGCCGCGCTGGACGAAGCGGATGCAGCCCGGCGCGCCCAGCCCGCGCTGCTGTTCTCCTACGACATGCTGGGCGAAGGCGCGCGCACCGCGCACGACGCCGAGCGCTACCTGGCCAGCTACCGCGCGGCCATCGCCGCCATCGCGGCGCGCGGCGACGCCGCGCGGGCGCCGGCCGAGAGCGACGGCATCTCCATCAAGCTGAGCGCGCTGCACCCGCGCTACGAGGAGGCGCAGCGCGAGCGCGTGCTGCGCGAGCTGGTGCCTCGCGTGTGGCAGCTGTGCGAGCAGGCCGCCCGGTCCAACCTCAACCTCACCATCGACGCCGAGGAGGTGGACCGGCTGGAGCTGTCGCTGGCGGTGTTCGAGGCGCTGGCCGAAAGCGTCGCGCAGCGGCATCCGCGCTGGAGCGGCTTCGGCCTGGCGCTGCAGTCCTACCAGACGCGCGCGCTGGAACTGATCGAGCACGTGGCGGACCTGGCGCGGCGCCTGGGCCTGCGCTTCATGTGCCGGCTGGTCAAGGGCGCGTACTGGGACGCCGAGATCAAGCGCGCCCAGGAGCTGGGCCTGCCGCACTACCCCGTGTTCACGCACAAGCAGCACACCGACGTGTCCTACCTGGCCTGCGCCCGGGCGCTGCTGCAGGCCGCCGACGCCATCTACCCGCAGTTCGCCACGCACAACGCCGGGACGATCGCCGCCATCCGGCAGATGGCCGAGCGCGAGGGTGCCGCATTCGAACTGCAACGGCTGCACGGCATGGGAGAGGGGGTGTATCGCGAAATTCTTTCGCGATACACCCCTTCGGGGCAGGCTGGGCTCGCCCCCACCCAACCTCCCCCATCCGGGGGAGGCTTTGAGCCGCGCGTGCGGGTCTACGCACCCGTCGGCAAGCACCGCGACCTGCTGGCCTACCTGGTGCGCCGACTGCTGGAGAACGGCGCCAACTCCTCCTTCGTGCACCAGCTGGCCGACGAATCCGTGGGCCTGGACCAGCTGCTGGCCTCGCCGCTGGCCCAGGCCCGGGCCTCGCTGGCGCGGCTGGCGCAGCAGCCGGCCCTGCCGCTGCCGGCCGGGCTGTACGGGCCCGGCCGGCGCAACAGCGCGGGCCTGGACCTGGCGGTGGCGGCGATGCGCGCGCCGCTGCTGGCGGCGCATGCGCAGCTGCGGGTGCCGCCGGTGGCGCAGGCGCAGGCGGGCGAAGCGCCGGCCGCGGTGGCGCGCGCCGCCGCGGCCTTCCCGGCCTGGGATGCCCGGCCCGTGGCCGAACGGGCCCAAGCCCTGCGCCGCGCCGCCGATGCCATGGAGGCGCGCATGGCGCCGCTGTGCGCGCTGCTGGTCGCCGAGGGGCGCAAGACCTGGGGCGACGCCGTGGCCGAGGTGCGCGAGGCGGTGGACTTCCTGCGCTACTACGCCGGCGAGGCCGAACGCGTGATGCAGCCCGCGCTGCTGCCGGGGCCGACCGGCGAGCGCAACGAACTGCGCCTGGCCGGCCGCGGACCCTGGGTCTGCATCAGCCCCTGGAACTTCCCGCTGGCCATCTTCACCGGCCAGGTCGCGGCCGCCCTGGCCGCCGGCAACACCGTGCTGGCCAAGCCGGCCGAACAGACGCCGGCCGTCGCCCGGGAAGCGGTGCGCCTGCTGCACGAGGCGGGCGTGCCGCCGGACGCGCTGCAGCTGCTGCACGGCCCCGGCGAGACGGTGGGCGCGGCCCTGGTCGCGGCGCCCGGTGTCGCCGGCGTGGTGTTCACCGGCTCCACCCAGGTCGCCAGGCTGATCCAGCGCGCCCTGGCCGCCAAGGACGGCGCCATCGTCCCGCTGATCGCCGAGACCGGCGGCATCAACGCCATGCTGGTCGACTCCACCGCCCTGCCGGAGCAGGTGGCCGACGCGGTGGTGCAAAGCGCCTTCCGCTCGGCCGGCCAGCGCTGCTCGGCGCTGCGGCTCTTGTGCGTGCACGAGGGAATCGCCGACGCGGTGATCGAGATGGTGGCCGGCGCCGCGCGCGAGCTCACGGTGGGCGACCCGGCCCTGCTGTCCACCGACGTCGGCCCGGTGATCGACGCGCAGGCCTTCGCCGGCCTCCAGGGGGAACTGCAGCGGCTGCGCCAGACGGCCCGCGCGGTGCTTGCCCCCGCCGAGGCGCCCGCCGCGCCGCCGCACTGCATCGCGCCCCAGGCCTTCGAGGTGGAGCGCGTCACCGACGTGCAGCGCGAGATCTTCGGCCCGGTGCTGCACATAGCTCGCTGGTCGGGCGACCCGCAGGCGGTGGTCGAGCAGGTCAACGCGCTGGGCTACGGCCTGACGCTGGGCATCCAGACGCGCATCGACAGCCGCGCCCAGGCGCTGGCCGCGCGGGCGCGGGTGGGCAACGTCTACGTCAACCGCAACATGATCGGCGCCGTGGTGGGCGTGCAGCCGTTCGGCGGCGAGGGCCTGTCGGGCACCGGGCCCAAGGCCGGCGGCCCGCATTACCTGCCGCGCTTTTGCGCCGAGCGCACGCTGACCGTGAACACGGCGGCGGCCGGCGGCAACGTCGCCCTGCTGGCGGGCTGA
- a CDS encoding DUF3140 domain-containing protein has translation MTAEAASTLDEAKTVRNEFREAVNMTVAELEKWLATPESREVGWKEEGQGESVGHASGRRIVELLGKRARDLSRDDLAHMRKVVGYVHRHLAQRPQAVEKSRWRYSLMNWGHDPMRR, from the coding sequence ATGACGGCCGAGGCCGCATCGACCCTGGACGAGGCCAAGACCGTCCGCAACGAGTTCCGCGAGGCGGTGAACATGACGGTCGCGGAGCTGGAGAAATGGCTGGCCACGCCCGAGTCGCGCGAGGTGGGCTGGAAGGAGGAGGGGCAGGGCGAGTCCGTGGGCCACGCCTCCGGCCGGCGCATCGTGGAGCTGCTGGGCAAGCGCGCCCGCGACCTCAGCCGCGACGACCTGGCCCACATGCGCAAGGTGGTGGGTTACGTCCACCGCCACCTGGCGCAGCGCCCGCAGGCGGTGGAGAAGAGCCGCTGGCGCTATTCACTGATGAACTGGGGGCACGATCCGATGCGCCGCTGA
- a CDS encoding ABC transporter substrate-binding protein has translation MKMRYSALALAAACAVASQAWAGEAEARKWVDSEFQPSTLSKDQQMAEMKWFIEAAKKLQAKGVKEISVVSETITTHEYESKTLAKAFEEITGIRVKHDLIQEGDVVEKLQTSMQSGKSIYDGWISDSDLIGTHYRYGKMMNLTDYMAGAGKEFTNPGLDIKDFIGTKFTTAPDGKLYQLPDQQFANLYWFRADLFARQDLKDRFKAKYGYDLGVPLNWSAYEDIAAFFSEDVKTIDGKPIYGHMDYGKKDPSLGWRFTDAWLSMAGTADVGNPNGLPVDEWGIRVAADKCTPVGASVARGGATNSPAAVYALTKYVDWMKKYAPKDATGMTFGESGPVPAQGQIAQQIFWYTAFTADMTKPGLPVVNADGTPKWRMAPGPNGPYWKQGMQNGYQDVGSWSFFNGHDANRTAAAWLYAQFVTAKTTSLKKTLVGLTPIRESDIRSKAMTDMAPKLGGLVEFYRSPARVAWTPTGTNVPDYPKLAQLWWKNVAQAVTGEKSPQAAMDTLAEEMDQVMARLERAGMAKCAPKLNPKGDPAKYLSTNGAPWAKLANEKPKGETIDYDKLLQAWKDGKVR, from the coding sequence ATGAAGATGCGCTATTCCGCACTGGCCCTGGCCGCCGCCTGCGCGGTCGCAAGCCAGGCCTGGGCCGGCGAGGCCGAAGCCAGGAAGTGGGTCGACAGCGAGTTCCAGCCGTCGACCCTGAGCAAGGACCAGCAGATGGCCGAGATGAAGTGGTTCATCGAGGCCGCCAAGAAGCTGCAGGCCAAGGGCGTGAAGGAGATCTCGGTCGTGTCCGAGACCATCACCACCCACGAGTACGAATCGAAGACCCTGGCCAAGGCCTTCGAGGAGATCACCGGCATCCGCGTCAAGCACGACCTGATCCAGGAAGGCGACGTGGTGGAGAAGCTGCAGACCTCGATGCAGTCCGGCAAGTCGATCTACGACGGCTGGATCAGCGACAGCGACCTGATCGGCACGCACTACCGCTACGGCAAGATGATGAACCTGACCGACTACATGGCCGGCGCGGGCAAGGAGTTCACCAACCCCGGGCTGGACATCAAGGACTTCATCGGCACCAAGTTCACCACGGCGCCGGACGGCAAGCTCTACCAGCTGCCCGACCAGCAGTTCGCCAACCTGTACTGGTTCCGCGCCGACCTGTTCGCCCGCCAGGACCTGAAGGACAGGTTCAAGGCCAAGTACGGCTACGACCTGGGCGTGCCGCTGAACTGGAGCGCCTACGAGGACATCGCCGCCTTCTTCAGCGAGGACGTGAAGACCATCGACGGCAAGCCGATCTACGGCCACATGGACTACGGCAAGAAGGACCCGTCGCTGGGCTGGCGCTTCACCGATGCCTGGCTGTCCATGGCCGGCACCGCGGACGTCGGCAACCCGAACGGCCTGCCGGTGGACGAGTGGGGCATCCGCGTGGCCGCCGACAAGTGCACGCCCGTGGGCGCCTCGGTGGCCCGCGGCGGCGCGACCAACTCGCCGGCGGCCGTCTACGCGCTGACCAAGTACGTGGACTGGATGAAGAAGTACGCGCCCAAGGACGCCACCGGCATGACCTTCGGCGAGTCCGGGCCGGTGCCGGCGCAGGGCCAGATCGCGCAGCAGATCTTCTGGTACACCGCCTTCACCGCCGACATGACCAAACCCGGGCTGCCGGTGGTCAACGCCGACGGCACGCCCAAGTGGCGCATGGCCCCCGGCCCCAACGGCCCCTACTGGAAGCAGGGCATGCAGAACGGCTACCAGGACGTGGGCTCCTGGTCGTTCTTCAACGGCCATGACGCCAACCGCACGGCGGCGGCCTGGCTGTATGCGCAGTTCGTGACCGCCAAGACCACGTCGCTGAAGAAGACCCTGGTGGGCCTCACGCCCATCCGCGAATCCGACATCCGGTCCAAGGCCATGACCGACATGGCGCCCAAGCTGGGCGGCCTGGTCGAGTTCTACCGCAGCCCGGCCCGTGTCGCCTGGACGCCCACCGGCACCAACGTGCCGGACTACCCCAAGCTGGCGCAGCTGTGGTGGAAGAACGTGGCCCAGGCCGTGACCGGCGAGAAGAGCCCGCAGGCCGCGATGGACACGCTGGCCGAGGAGATGGACCAGGTGATGGCGCGGCTGGAGCGCGCCGGGATGGCCAAGTGCGCGCCCAAGCTCAATCCCAAGGGAGACCCGGCCAAGTACCTGAGCACCAATGGCGCCCCCTGGGCCAAGCTGGCCAACGAGAAGCCCAAGGGCGAGACCATCGACTACGACAAGCTGCTGCAGGCCTGGAAGGACGGCAAGGTCCGCTGA
- a CDS encoding DUF2160 domain-containing protein, protein MLDWMAWTLPVAVFFTCIVLLLAGMTVWELKSPTTLRKGFLPIATTRGDRLFIGLLAAGYINLAFIGLAGKFTQWFGLEREPSIWISFAVSMAVLALIMRRG, encoded by the coding sequence ATGCTCGACTGGATGGCCTGGACCCTGCCGGTGGCGGTGTTCTTCACCTGCATCGTGCTGCTACTCGCGGGCATGACCGTGTGGGAGCTCAAGTCGCCCACCACCCTGCGCAAGGGCTTCCTGCCGATCGCCACGACGCGCGGCGACCGGCTGTTCATCGGGCTGCTGGCGGCAGGCTACATCAACCTGGCGTTCATCGGCCTGGCCGGCAAGTTCACCCAGTGGTTCGGGCTGGAGCGCGAGCCCAGCATCTGGATCAGTTTCGCCGTCTCGATGGCCGTGCTGGCCCTGATCATGCGGCGCGGCTAG
- a CDS encoding ABC transporter ATP-binding protein translates to MARIDLDLAHAYRPNPRADSDYALLPLKMSFEDGGAYALLGPSGCGKTTMLNIISGLLTPSQGSVRFDGQDVTTRSPQQRNIAQVFQFPVIYDTMTVAENLAFPLRNRRLPQAQIARRVGEIAEMLELSGQLNQRAAGLTADAKQKISLGRGLVRSDVSAVLFDEPLTVIDPHLKWQLRRKLKQIHQELRLTLIYVTHDQVEALTFAEQVVVMTRGRAVQVGSADALFERPRHTFVGHFIGSPGMNFLPAQADGGGSLSVGGTRLAAGRALPEGELKLGVRPEYVRLAAPGEAGALPAQVARLQDIGTYLMLTAAVAGQSVKARLAPGTPVPAPGEPVWLQLVGEHTCFYKDEELVA, encoded by the coding sequence ATGGCGCGCATCGACCTGGACCTGGCCCACGCCTACCGCCCGAATCCGCGCGCCGACAGCGACTACGCGCTGCTGCCGCTGAAGATGAGCTTCGAGGACGGCGGGGCCTACGCGCTGCTGGGGCCCTCGGGCTGCGGCAAGACCACCATGCTGAACATCATCTCGGGCCTGCTGACGCCCTCGCAGGGCAGCGTCCGCTTCGACGGCCAGGACGTCACGACCCGCAGCCCGCAACAGCGCAACATCGCGCAGGTATTCCAGTTCCCGGTGATCTACGACACCATGACGGTGGCCGAGAACCTGGCTTTCCCGCTGCGCAACCGCCGGCTGCCGCAGGCGCAGATCGCCCGGCGGGTCGGCGAGATCGCCGAGATGCTGGAACTCTCCGGCCAGCTGAACCAGCGGGCGGCGGGGCTCACCGCCGACGCCAAGCAGAAGATCTCGCTGGGCCGCGGCCTGGTGCGCTCCGACGTGTCGGCCGTGCTGTTCGACGAGCCGCTCACGGTGATCGACCCGCACCTGAAGTGGCAGCTGCGGCGCAAGCTCAAGCAGATCCACCAGGAGCTCAGGCTCACGCTGATCTACGTCACGCACGACCAGGTCGAGGCCCTCACCTTCGCCGAGCAGGTGGTGGTGATGACGCGCGGGCGCGCGGTGCAGGTGGGCAGCGCCGACGCCCTGTTCGAGCGTCCCCGGCACACCTTCGTCGGCCACTTCATCGGCTCGCCCGGCATGAACTTCCTGCCGGCGCAGGCCGACGGCGGCGGCTCGCTGTCGGTGGGCGGCACCCGGCTGGCCGCCGGGCGCGCGCTGCCCGAGGGCGAGCTCAAGCTCGGCGTGCGCCCCGAGTACGTGCGGCTGGCCGCCCCCGGCGAGGCGGGCGCCCTGCCCGCGCAGGTGGCGCGGCTGCAGGACATCGGCACCTACCTGATGCTCACCGCCGCCGTGGCCGGCCAGAGCGTCAAGGCGCGCCTGGCGCCCGGCACGCCCGTGCCGGCGCCTGGCGAGCCGGTCTGGCTGCAGCTGGTGGGCGAGCACACCTGTTTCTACAAGGACGAGGAGCTGGTCGCATGA